One genomic region from Amaranthus tricolor cultivar Red isolate AtriRed21 chromosome 12, ASM2621246v1, whole genome shotgun sequence encodes:
- the LOC130797280 gene encoding LEAF RUST 10 DISEASE-RESISTANCE LOCUS RECEPTOR-LIKE PROTEIN KINASE-like 1.1 has product MAIYFLRHFPFIPFFLLLATSKEDNPNYTACSIPYSCGHIKNVGYPFWGENRPKFCGMADFRLGCGDHYGRNNSTMHIFGSNYIGLSIININTSSKTIVFSMEVLFKHCFYVNASNISLLPMLKPNKTYKGINIFYGCPSNVSMYQNKKFKCSDTYDGVETKNGTAYYFHKRSDMSRIRKLNMCKNNITFPLDKRGFDELRKSNVSLISILNEWRFEVKYFDDTACSKCEESGGRCGSPEDSSTGHFMCHCRDGSHPLSCPDREVKRLGLIIGLGIAGSILVLIAIIGGAFWHPKRLRSCSRRASLNTSASNLRKGNVYFGLPVFSYEELVEATGNFDESKVLGNGGFGTVYYGKLKDGREVAVKRLYEKTFKRVEQFMNEVELLTCLRHKNLVSLYGCTSHQSRELLLVYEFIKNGTVSDHLYGDHKDNSGSLSLPWPVRLNIAIETASALSYLHANDIIHRDVKTNNILLDNNFSVKVVDFGLSRLFPTNVTHVSTAPQGTPGYLDPEYFQSYRLTDKSDVYSFGVVLIELISSLPAIDLDRCSNEINLSTYAINKIQRRAFEELVDPQLGFALDSKVRRMTTSVAELAFRCLQHDKWFRPSMNDVLEGLKRIEGADYEALQAPMDQNDHDTMQEQVMAKDIQVEVVTLHINDPSPSPMEDDHVRLLSTNRLFSSSPISVMDKWVSNATTPCTSK; this is encoded by the exons ATGGCTATCTATTTCCTTCGACACTTTCCCTTCATACCCTTCTTCCTCCTCTTAGCTACATCAAAAGAGGATAACCCAAACTATACAGCATGTTCCATCCCATACTCATGTGGGCATATCAAAAATGTAGGGTACCCCTTTTGGGGTGAAAACAGACCCAAGTTTTGTGGGATGGCAGACTTTAGATTGGGTTGTGGAGATCATTATGGAAGAAACAATTCTACTATGCATATTTTTGGTTCTAATTACATTGGTTTGagtattattaacattaatacttcatcaaaaacaatagttttTTCCATGGAAGTGTTGTTTAAACATTGTTTCTATGTAAATGCAAGTAATATAAGCTTACTTCCAATGTTAAAGCCTAATAAGACATATAAAGGCATAAACATATTCTATGGATGCCCTTCTAATGTATCCATGTATCAGAACAAGAAGTTTAAGTGTTCTGATACTTACGACGGTGTCGAGACAAAGAATGGAACAGCTTATTACTTTCATAAAAGATCAGATATGAGCAGGATAAGAAAGTTGAATATGTGTAAGAATAATATTACCTTTCCATTGGATAAGAGAGGATTTGATGAACTCAGAAAGAGTAATGTGTCACTTATCAGTATCTTGAATGAATGGCGCTTTGAAGTGAAGTACTTTGATGATACTGCCTGTTCTAAGTGTGAGGAGTCTGGTGGCAGGTGTGGATCACCGGAGGATTCGTCTACCGGTCACTTTATGTGTCATTGCCGAGATGGATCCCATCCGTTGTCGTGTCCTGATAGAG AGGTGAAAAGGTTGGGACTAATTATAGGATTAG GCATTGCAGGAAGCATACTTGTTCTCATCGCGATCATCGGAGGAGCATTCTGGCATCCTAAGAGGCTACGATCTTGTAGTCGACGTGCATCACTTAACACTAGTGCTTCAAACCTGCGAAAGGGAAACGTATACTTTGGTTTGCCGGTGTTCTCATATGAAGAACTGGTAGAAGCAACTGGCAATTTTGACGAATCTAAAGTACTCGGGAATGGTGGCTTTGGAACAGTTTATTACG GAAAACTAAAAGATGGACGAGAAGTAGCAGTAAAACGCCTGTATGAGAAGACGTTCAAAAGGGTAGAACAATTCATGAACGAAGTTGAATTGTTAACCTGTTTGAGGCACAAAAACCTCGTCTCTCTTTATGGGTGCACTTCGCACCAGAGCAGGGAACTCCTCCTAGTGTATGAGTTTATTAAAAATGGCACGGTTTCTGACCATTTGTATGGTGATCATAAAGACAATTCAGGATCGCTTTCGCTTCCATGGCCTGTTCGTCTAAATATTGCAATAGAAACAGCCTCGGCACTTTCATATCTTCATGCTAACGACATCATTCATCGTGATGTCAAAACCAACAACATTCTTCTTGACAACAACTTCAGTGTAAAAGTGGTAGATTTCGGGCTTTCAAGACTCTTCCCGACTAATGTAACCCATGTCTCGACAGCACCACAAGGAACTCCAGGGTACCTAGACCCCGAGTATTTCCAATCTTATCGGCTGACAgataaaagtgatgtttatagctTTGGTGTAGTCCTCATTGAGCTCATTTCTTCTTTGCCAGCAATCGATTTAGACAGGTGTAGTAATGAGATTAACTTATCAACTTATGCGATCAACAAGATCCAACGTCGTGCATTCGAGGAGCTAGTTGACCCACAATTGGGGTTCGCGTTGGACTCCAAGGTTAGGAGGATGACGACTTCTGTGGCAGAGCTTGCATTCCGATGCCTGCAACATGACAAGTGGTTTAGACCATCAATGAATGATGTTTTGGAGGGTCTTAAGAGGATCGAGGGTGCTGATTACGAAGCATTGCAGGCTCCGATGGATCAAAATGATCATGACACAATGCAAGAACAAGTGATGGCTAAAGACATCCAGGTGGAAGTAGTGACGCTGCATATAAATGACCCATCACCTTCACCCATGGAGGATGATCATGTTCGATTATTGAGTACTAATCGGTTATTTTCATCTTCCCCAATTTCGGTCATGGATAAATGGGTTAGTAATGCCACTACGCCATGCACCAGTAAGTAA
- the LOC130797281 gene encoding phenylcoumaran benzylic ether reductase Pyrc5-like isoform X3 produces MAEKTRILIIGGTRHLGKFIVEASVEAGNPTFVLIRDSTRFPSAKSQLLTTFKSRGITLLHGDIYDHDSLVMAIKQVDVVISTVSTDLIDDQVKIIAAIKEAGNVKRFIPSDFGTDVDNIEGAIEPAASFFEAKAKIRRAIEAEGIPYTYISCYGFASYFLDTLAQENATSPPRDKVVILSDGNAKAIFNDERDIATYTVRAVDDPKTLNRTLHIRPPANIMSFNEVVSLWERKICKTLEKVHIPEDQVIRNIQESSFPKNFVLALEHAVFVKGIMTSLQKNPSVGVEATERYPDVKYTTLDEYLNQFIQ; encoded by the exons ATGGCGGAGAAAACCCGAATCTTGATAATCGGAGGCACTAGACATCTGGGCAAGTTCATAGTAGAAGCAAGTGTTGAAGCTGGAAATCCGACCTTTGTCTTGATCAGAGATTCAACTCGTTTTCCTTCCGCCAAATCTCAGCTCCTCACGACCTTCAAAAGTCGTGGAATCACACTTCTCCAT GGAGACATATATGATCATGACAGCTTAGTGATGGCAATCAAACAAGTTGATGTAGTGATCTCAACGGTGAGTACGGATCTCATTGATGATCAAGTTAAGATTATAGCAGCCATAAAAGAAGCTGGAAATGTCAAG AGGTTTATCCCTTCAGACTTTGGAACCGATGTAGACAATATTGAAGGAGCTATAGAACCCGCAGCAAGTTTTTTTGAAGCCAAAGCAAAAATTCGGAGAGCTATTGAAGCCGAGGGAATCCCTTATACTTATATCTCTTGTTACGGATTTGCAAGCTACTTCTTGGACACATTAGCCCAAGAAAATGCTACATCTCCTCCTAGAGACAAAGTAGTGATTTTATCAGATGGCAACGCTAAGG CAATTTTCAACGATGAAAGGGATATTGCTACGTACACAGTAAGAGCAGTGGACGATCCCAAAACTTTGAATAGAACCCTTCACATTAGACCTCCGGCCAATATCATGTCCTTCAATGAAGTTGTTTCGTTGTGGGAGAGAAAGATTTGCAAGACGCTTGAGAAAGTTCACATCCCAGAGGATCAAGTTATCCGTAACATTCAAG AATCTTCATTTCCGAAGAACTTTGTATTAGCTCTTGAACATGCTGTTTTTGTCAAAGGAATTATGACAAGTTTACAGAAGAATCCTTCCGTTGGCGTAGAAGCAACTGAGCGTTACCCAGATGTCAAGTACACTACTTTGGATGAATATCTTAATCAATTCATACAATG A
- the LOC130828458 gene encoding uncharacterized protein LOC130828458 — protein MLGTINELATEYEMCRKTITRLWKEVQKQRENNNTAINLNNKRVGIQAPNKIQLDEEKFKSIKFELKGIQHSVAKKMEVSQSTVCRWKKDRVIRKHTNTIKPTLNDNNKLHRLSLALSKLQYDEHIDTLKFKPHTNIVHIDEKHFYLTRESQTYYLALSEVEPHRESQSKRFIPKIMFMCAVANPIFLTNRDVFFDSKIEIWPFITQEPAKRSSKNRKKGNWRPNQYNQ, from the coding sequence ATGCTAGGTACAATTAATGAACTTGCAACAGAGTATGAAATGTGTAGGAAAACAATCACGAGATTATGGAAAGAAGTTCAAAAGCAAAGGGAAAACAACAACACAGCCATCAACCTCAACAACAAGAGGGTTGGGATACAGGCACCCAACAAAATTCAATTGGATGAGGAGAAGTTCAAGTCCatcaaatttgaactaaaaggCATTCAACATTCAGTGGCAAAGAAAATGGAAGTATCACAGTCAACAGTGTGTAGGTGGAAAAAGGACAGAGTAATTAGAAAGCATACAAACACAATCAAACCCACACTAAATGATAATAACAAACTACACAGGTTAAGTTTGGCATTATCTAAGTTGCAATATGATGAACACATTGATACGTTGAAGTTTAAGCCACATACTAACATTGTTCATATTGATGAAAAGCATTTTTATCTAACTCGGGAATCACAGACTTACTACCTAGCACTGAgtgaagtagaaccacataGGGAAAGTCAATCCAAAAGATTCATTCCAAAAATAATGTTCATGTGTGCTGTTGcaaatccaatttttttaactaatcgTGATGTGTTTTTTGATAGTAAGATAGAGATATGGCCTTTTATTACTCAAGAGCCTGCCAAAAGGAGCTCAAAGAATAGAAAGAAGGGGAATTGGAGACcaaaccaatacaatcaataa
- the LOC130797281 gene encoding phenylcoumaran benzylic ether reductase Pyrc5-like isoform X1: protein MAEKTRILIIGGTRHLGKFIVEASVEAGNPTFVLIRDSTRFPSAKSQLLTTFKSRGITLLHGDIYDHDSLVMAIKQVDVVISTVSTDLIDDQVKIIAAIKEAGNVKRFIPSDFGTDVDNIEGAIEPAASFFEAKAKIRRAIEAEGIPYTYISCYGFASYFLDTLAQENATSPPRDKVVILSDGNAKAIFNDERDIATYTVRAVDDPKTLNRTLHIRPPANIMSFNEVVSLWERKICKTLEKVHIPEDQVIRNIQESSFPKNFVLALEHAVFVKGIMTSLQKNPSVGVEATERYPDVKYTTLDEYLNQFIQW, encoded by the exons ATGGCGGAGAAAACCCGAATCTTGATAATCGGAGGCACTAGACATCTGGGCAAGTTCATAGTAGAAGCAAGTGTTGAAGCTGGAAATCCGACCTTTGTCTTGATCAGAGATTCAACTCGTTTTCCTTCCGCCAAATCTCAGCTCCTCACGACCTTCAAAAGTCGTGGAATCACACTTCTCCAT GGAGACATATATGATCATGACAGCTTAGTGATGGCAATCAAACAAGTTGATGTAGTGATCTCAACGGTGAGTACGGATCTCATTGATGATCAAGTTAAGATTATAGCAGCCATAAAAGAAGCTGGAAATGTCAAG AGGTTTATCCCTTCAGACTTTGGAACCGATGTAGACAATATTGAAGGAGCTATAGAACCCGCAGCAAGTTTTTTTGAAGCCAAAGCAAAAATTCGGAGAGCTATTGAAGCCGAGGGAATCCCTTATACTTATATCTCTTGTTACGGATTTGCAAGCTACTTCTTGGACACATTAGCCCAAGAAAATGCTACATCTCCTCCTAGAGACAAAGTAGTGATTTTATCAGATGGCAACGCTAAGG CAATTTTCAACGATGAAAGGGATATTGCTACGTACACAGTAAGAGCAGTGGACGATCCCAAAACTTTGAATAGAACCCTTCACATTAGACCTCCGGCCAATATCATGTCCTTCAATGAAGTTGTTTCGTTGTGGGAGAGAAAGATTTGCAAGACGCTTGAGAAAGTTCACATCCCAGAGGATCAAGTTATCCGTAACATTCAAG AATCTTCATTTCCGAAGAACTTTGTATTAGCTCTTGAACATGCTGTTTTTGTCAAAGGAATTATGACAAGTTTACAGAAGAATCCTTCCGTTGGCGTAGAAGCAACTGAGCGTTACCCAGATGTCAAGTACACTACTTTGGATGAATATCTTAATCAATTCATACAATGGTAG
- the LOC130828459 gene encoding pathogenesis-related protein PR-4-like, with protein sequence MLRLGCLQSVNTEFETVGMGQIGIILHDCILISGVWSRVFATHRKNNYGRKSVLMIMVVWVLALAIGTAAQSASNVRATYHIYDPEKINWDFNKAGVYCSTWDAKKPVLWREKYAWTAFCGPVGPRERASSGKCFLVTNRRTGNKAIVRIVDKCVFSVLDLEYSVFRQLIPNDGYAKGHLQVNYQFVNCDDNDVVSAQ encoded by the exons ATGCTACGCCTTGGCTGTTTACAGTCAGTCAACACGGAATTTGAAACCGTGGGAATGGGACAGATTGGAATTATACTACATGATTGCATTCTTATTTCTGGAGTCTGGTCACGGGTGTTTGC tacTCATAGAAAAAACAATTATGGGAGAAAGAGTGTTTTGATGATAATGGTGGTGTGGGTGCTAGCATTAGCAATAGGCACAGCAGCACAAAGTGCAAGTAATGTTAGGGCAACATATCATATTTATGATCCAGAAAAAATCAACTGGGATTTTAACAAAGCAGGTGTATATTGTTCAACTTGGGATGCCAAGAAGCCTGTGTTATGGCGCGAAAAGTATGCTTGGACTGCTTTTTGCGGTCCTGTCGGTCCTCGAGAACGAGCTTCTAGCGGCAAATGCTTCCTT GTAACAAACAGAAGAACAGGAAATAAAGCGATAGTAAGAATCGTGGATAAATGCGTATTTAGCGTATTAGACCTTGAATATAGTGTGTTCAGGCAATTGATACCGAATGATGGCTATGCTAAAGGCCACCTTCAAGTCAATTATCAATTTGTCAATTGTGATGATAACGATGTCGTATCTGctcaataa
- the LOC130797279 gene encoding uncharacterized protein LOC130797279, with product MPHRPQQQNPNSFLLRFTFGISGLQTLATDSLTFRLAVSHPTKSLVPSVSSAPNPPAAPSHLSHEPVMVSLLSTALNHQLPPLASRNATMSTHSWCNRHKCRQKPLSIDLFCWRHRTTASNHHCSHLLNSFFSSILRHYLSCTSIK from the exons ATGCCCCACAGGCCACAGCAACAGAACCCAAATTCCTTTCTTTTGAGATTTACGTTTGGAATTTCAGGGCTTCAAACCCTAGCCACCGATTCTCTCACCTTCCGACTGGCGGTCAGCCATCCAACTAAGTCGCTGGTTCCTTCGGTCAGTAGTGCACCCAACCCACCTGCAGCACCAAGTCACCTCTCCCACGAGCCTGTTATGGTCTCCCTCTTGTCTACTGCACTGAACCACCAATTGCCGCCTCTGGCCAGCCGCAACGCCACCATGTCCACCCATTCCTGGTGTAACCGTCACAAGTGCCGCCAAAAACCATTATCAATCGACCTTTTTTGCTGGCGACACAGAACTACCGCCAGCAATCACCATTGTAGCCACCTTCTAAACTCTTTCTTCTCTTCCATTTTGAG GCATTATTTGAGTTGTACATCTATCAAGTAA